The genomic interval AGAACCAACGATGACTATTGATCTGCAAAGCCCCAGGTTAAACACAATATCGACCCTACCAGCTGgcatactcaccttcttttgATTTCTTTCCTGTAGGCAAAGAACCCGTGGTATTAGTCATGAGCCGTAGGCAGACGACACGGGTACTCACTTTCATACAGAAGATCATCTGTATGGGAACAGAATGCGATCCTCCCGGACCAATCTTTCCATTTGAGGTTATAGACACTGTTGTATGGTCAGTCCAGCTCAAGCGGTCCATTCACGAGATACGTCGACTTACATTGAGTAGAGTACTCATACAAGTGCGCCGTCTGTACTGTGCCGTGAGCTTGATGGTCATTTTCAGGCGTATCTACGTACCACAGGCTTCCCGTTCACGACGTTCTTTCCGACGCCGTCTTGATAGACTCCCAACGCAGCCAAGACCGATCTGGTTCTCGGATTGATCTTTAGTCGACCGTCTGCTACCACGCACACGACAACCTACAACAATAACGCGGTTATCAGCTGGAATCAAGCACTGAACCAGAAGTGCTAGCTTGtcacccaccttcttccaacccccttctccccatGTTTTGGACTTCGATCGCGTACAGAGATGAGCAATGTTTTGCATAACTCCCCGCATCGTTCTGCAGAATAAGATGTCGTCCTCCTGCAGACAGCAGAGTGTTAGTATCTGACTGTGTGAGGGGCGGCAAGCAACATACGTTATACATCGTGATCACCTAATCAGGTTCGAAGAATCAGCCTCGGCAGCACGAATGATATACATCGCGAACGTACGATGAAGAGCTCAGTCTGTCTAGGAGGGTCATACAGTCTCTGTCGTAGGGTATATTTGTCGTCCTATGAATGTGAAaccatgtcagcttgttttGTGATTCCCCTGCTTTGTAGGGTTAGGTGCGACTCACGACAAAATCGTTTGGATCACATGTGACAGCCGTATATCTCATCTTGGTAAACTCGTTTCCTTCTTTAATTGGACATTGGTCCAACAACATGGTCGGAACATCGATATCTAGCACCAAGTGACCTCGGTACAGTCTAAAGTGGAAATCCTTAGCTGCAATTCACCGCCTAGTGGTATAGTCCCTCATCGACAGAAGATAAACTCACTGAACTCGTTTTTGGGTCCTAtttcttctcaccacccTGGTAGGCAGCGGTCCGTAATGTACGttcgcctcatcctcgtcatgcAACGGTCCTCCGTTTCCATATCCATTTCCTTGTCTTTCTGCATCTCCATGATCCCATCTGCCAGGAAGCATCCCCACATCTCCCGCAGCCCCTGCTCCTCCGTTATCGCTCAACTGATATCTCGGTGTCATCGACATTGCACTTGACGATTGTAAGATCCCGAATCTCGGATCGGGTGCTGCGTGATTGAGCAAAGGTGCAGAATCGTtcatgtcatcatcttgACCGCCGTTTCCACCGTGAGTAGGACCATACCCATGGGGTAGGTAGGAGGGTTGACCGAGTGGACCCCCTCCTCCGatagaggaggaggatgaatgGTGGGGTAacaaaggaggtggtgatgctAGACCATTGTCGCTTAAACCGTATGCATATGAGCCACCAATTGATCCGGGGGGCGGGAGATTGTTTTGGGAGTGGTAAGAGACATTTGAATCGAATCGTGCTCGATTGGGAGGACTGAGCGGAACAGGTGTGTGCTGCTGTTGGTGAAGCGGGAGCGAGTTCCTCGGTTCACCATAAGctggaggagaggtgggCATATTCGGATATGAAGCATGGTGATGACTTCCTTGTGGTTCTTGCCAGCCTTGTTGCATCGGTGCTGTTGGTGGTCGTTGTGGGGAGCTGAACGGATCGTTGAAcggtgattgttgttgttggtatggAGCTTGACCTTGAGCTTGATTTTGAGGAAAGGGTTGTGAAAGTGACgtgtggagaggaggagggttaTCATATGGGTTGGAGAGCTGTGCTGGTGCAGAAGGATAGTGATGTGACGATTGGATAGGGAATGTCGTCGAGTGTGGGAGATTCTGACGAGTGGGAGAACCGTACCCGTCTGACCGATGTGGtggctgctgctgctgttgttgcagGTGAGGCGGTGTGTAGATATCGCCTGGATTCATGATGGGCGTCGTCACTCGGTCGTGCGTTCGTGTGAGTGTCGTGGTGCTTGTATGTATTACATACAACgacgacaagaagaagaataacAAAGTAGCGGAAAGTTGTGTTGTATTGTCCGAGCGCGTCgacgagtgatgatgacgttTGGAGAGAGATCTTTGTGGCGTAGTGGCAAAATCAAAAGATAGTGACAATACATAAGTTACACAGCAATTGGTAGATCATTGCACAGCATTGTTATCTTTGTCACGATCGTCGATCCGTGGCCCCATTCCATCCGTGCATCATCATGATCCAAGTCCGATTCTAGCCCCTCAATGCTCTGCAGCTCGTCAACGGCGCCCCACAGACGACTTATGCACTACAACAACAGCATACAACGGAGACAGAGCTACAGACACGTGATCGCTTATCACTATACAAACTCTAGCTACCACTACTACCACTACCAGAGTCTGGTGCCTCGCGCGTACCATGGCACTCCACTAGCATTCGACTGCTGTTGTGGTTGCTGTTGACCTGTCCATGCACTGCTCGCTCCCCATCCGGTCGGACCGAACCCGGACTGATTACCGAAATTGGAGAAGGGCGACGGCTGACCCCATGTATTGCTGTTCGGTGGACGAGATCCGAATAGCGATCCGGTGAAAGGCTGAGAATCGAATAGGCTGGATTGGGGACCCCAACCGTTGTTGAACATGGCACTTGGAGGGTAGAAACTTGAGCTGGGCGCtgtggacgagaaggcgTTGTTATTGTTGACTCGTTGGAACTGATCAGGATTTTGGACAAAGCGGGAGAAATCACTGCGATCGGCGGTACCTAAGGAAATAAGTGGATACTATTAGCTCAATACTAATGTGACTGCCACTACGAGAGATACGATAGGACTGTATGACGTGCCATCATCAAACGTGGCCAGGTTGGTTAAGGATTGTTGAACGCGGATACTGACCGGTGATGTAGGTAGGACCAAATTTCTCATGGACTTCCTCCAACGTTGCGAGTTCCAATTCGTCCTTGTACAGTGCCTTCTGGGCCATGCTCAAAGCCTCTTTCCTCACCCAGATACTCTCATACTCTTCATGCGTTTTGTGCAAGTGATCAGCTCGACTACGCATCTTCATAGCGGCCTTTGACCAGCTCCGCACAGAGGATAACAACTCTTTTGTGGCATTCGAACCAAGAGGACCGTCACCAAACCGTTCCATAACGCTCTCTAAAGCCTTGGAAGTCCTTTTGCTCGACTCTGAATAAGCCTTCTCAGCATCTATGATACGACGTTTGTATTCGCTGCATTTTGCCGTTTGGTCTTTGTAATGGCTCTCAAGATATTCACTCGCCATCTCACCGAAACTCTTCCCGACGACCTGACCAGTGGTCGTGTCCCTCAATCGCAACGACCAAAGTCCTTGCCCGCCACTACGGTTGGTCTGACCACCGGTCGACGATGTCGGACCAGATGTCGTGAACGTGCTAGTGCTGGTGGAAGTCGGGAATATTCCCGGTATTCCGGAAGATTGACCACCGTGATTGCTATTCCAGCTGTTGGTGGGAGTAGCGGTGGTGGGGAAAGTACCAGGTATGTGAAAACTCGATGGTGGTTGAGCACCAAACCAGGGTCCCCTTCCCCCACCCCAGTTGGAGTTGGGGTTAAAGTTGCTCCCGTATGGGAAGAACGATGGACCTTGAGAAGTGGCATAGCCGGAAGTTTGTTGAAAGTTGTTGTTGCCGAAAAGGGAGAAGGGCGGTGGGTGGTTGCTGAATCCTGTGAAGCCCGTGCTGGCGGTATGTTTCAGGATGGATGGCCCGGGGACTGCACCATTCCGTGGCATGCCGAACCTGCCTGGATTAAACATGTTCGGAATGGGGGAGATTCAAAAAGGGTGAGAATGCTTCGCGATGATGTGATAGGTGATGGGATGAATCCAGGAGTCAGTGTGATTGACAGgtgatgggaggtggtgacgCGAAGTTCGGATGAAAGATGAAGTGCGGATGAGGGATGAAATAGTAAGTTGTGCTAGAATCGGTTTCTATGTGATGAATGGGAACAGTTGTCATATGGCGGATGGATGAATTGGTTgttgggaggaagaaagatcaagatcagtCAAGTCGCCTAGCGGTATAAAACATGTCGACCAAGCTGTTTGTTCTCGACCTGAAACGGCACCATGGACCAGGTGGAGCGTGAAAGGGGACGTAATGAATGGTACGCAACCATCGACCCGTCTCAtcgtcttgtcctccttTTCCACACAATCGTCATCCTTTGTCAGTACGCACCCTGGATGAGTTCACAGTCACTATGTAGTGTGTCAGCGACCCCAATTGGATCGTCAAATTCGTATTTGAACGGAAGTTATTGGCGATGTCTGGAAGGTCATAGTGCTTGAGTCATTTCGACTGCATACGATGGAACAATGCCCTTCTCGATTCATTCTACGCCATGCTCATACCGTACATACATGGTCCTCAGAGGACCTCACGAGCCAGCTGTTCAAACGACTTGAGTTTCCATCCTCCAAtcaaatcatcttccacaaAGGGTCCACAAGCATTATCCCCCCATTTCGCCTTGAGACCAGCCAAAACTCCCATCGGACCACCATTGATCTCCTCTTGATATTGGTCCTCTGTAAACTCTGTGATCTGGGGTGGTGTACCGTGAATCCTGTCAAGAACATCGATGATCTCTTGTCCTGTAATGGCGATATCGTAGATCTGAACAGTCTGGTTGATAATGCTGGACAGAGTCGATTCGTCACTAACGAGGGTGGCAATGGCATATCCAAGGTAGTCGAAGGTACTATCATGAAGGGATAGTCAGAGTTTGCGGCTTTAGCGTCTGTCCCGCCATACGATACTCACGTTAGACGGATCGGGGAAGAGAGCGACTTTCTGAACTTTTGGATCGAATTGCCCTTTACATCGGTACCCAGAGCCCTGTGAATAAGTCAAGTCACCCCACCGGAATTAGGCACCGTGTCCCCGAAAGACGGTCATAATGAGATTGTACTCGTACTTACTTGTAAGCCACAAAGTAAGAAGCAAACAGAACCACTCTGATAGAAGTGATAGGTACTCCCAACCCTCTAGCCTTGTTGTCAATCTCACGTTTCTCCTTGATACCTTTGAACGCCGGAGCAGTCAAGTCTTGATCAGTCCAATTGGCTCCGAAATCGGATGGAATAAACGTTTTGAGATTGGGCGAGTCTGCGAGTGCTTCAACGAGATATCTCTGAGATGCAATACCGTCATGGCCGACTGTTGAGCTGTCGTACAACCATTCACGATGACGGTCAGCGCAGTGACGCTCACGCGATGAGAGATGAATGGCAAGAAATCCACACAGATGCAGTACTGTACTCACATGACTACTTGGAGATCCTTCAGAGCAacctcatctttctctcttccttcctcactaAGTGCCAaaaccctcttctccatatcTGCATCGACGTACTTTGCAATCTTGGACAGTTCGGTACTCTCACGATGTAAGAGGACAAGCTTGATCTTTTTTTCCTTGTGAACCGCGACCAACGCTGCGAGAATGGCAGAACCGATCGATCCGTTGAATCCGACCAGTCCGACTTTGATGGGTGACATCTTCGTTTTGCTTTAGTGAGCTTTGGTGTGAGCCACAGTGAAGTATGCATACGTTTTGCATTCGGACAGATGAACCTGGAAGAGTATTATATACATCCCCCAGGAGtagtgttgatgatgaataATACATCGGCGATAACGGTCTGACGGCGATCGTCCATATGGGCGTCAACGTCACCCCATTACATGTGCACCATCGTACAGTATGTCTCAATGATATCAAGTGTATCGTTTTTTGGGGCATCTCATCTAACTCATGAATCCTACACAGTAGAGGTCGGGCACTAGCGAACAAAGCAATCACATGGCACTTGCCGTTTCTCCGAGGGGAAAGACAGGCCCACACATACCACTACGAATATATTCTCACATCACATTGAAACCTATAAACATCCCACCGTTTAACCTTCCCTGTCCATGTACATAAGTCTATGTTAGTCTCTCTACTGGATGCATTCCATCCTTTCGGTCCAATAACGACATCTGTCGACTTTGAGTCGGTGACAAGCTGGTCTGTCCGGTCCCAGCTCATTAGGTCGATTGGGCTCGGGATCGGGATCGGTTGAGGTCTCTCATCAAACGGTCGTATGGTGAATCTTCGCTCGTGCCTACAGTATACGTTGGGGCGAACAAAATGTCGTTAGCGTCCGAGCCTTTTGCCCACGACAAACACTACTATTATCAAATAGCAAATAGCCTAGCGGTACATGtatacagtactcgtacatgtACTGTGATACAGTAGTCTCGTCACTCACCGTTGGATCCCTCTTTCGATATCAGACCATTTTTCCTCCTCAACGGTCTCCAATACGTTTCCTCAGCATCATCGAATGATAATTCTCCAGAAGCCAAATCCATCTTTGCCTTTGTCAGATCTCTTATCGTGGTCATGATCCGCTCCTTGACCGTATGCAATCGAGTCAAATTGTccgtctcgtcctcttctttgtTGGTCCTACCACGTATAGATTCCGCAAGGTTATTGACCAGCTTCCATCCAGCCATCATCGCCCTCCCGTTCCGCATCGCGCTCCCATCTTCGGTGCTTTTTCGTAAGATCCCAAGTAAATGTTCCAGTCGCTTTTCTTCGGTCTTGCGTTGCTTACGACTCTCTACGATGTTGGAGTATGTCTGTCTCAATCGAGTGTTGACTCCAGAGACGGTTTCTGAAGCAGACGCGATGTGACTATCTGCTCATTGGGTAAAACCGTCCCTCAAGGTAGCCGGGTGACTCCATGCTCGAGTCTCGGTACGAGGGAACGGTTGGTCCCAGAAAGCCGAGGTGGCGCTTGTCGAGGTTGAACCTGCCGTACCAGTCGCAGGACCTGTCGCAGTCGTATTACCAGGACTACCAGGACTAGTAGCAGTCCCCGAGGGTGCGTTTGGAGGCCTACCGAAATTCTGAGCCGAATAGATCACTTTCCCCGGTGCAATCTTGATACCACCCGGTAAGACACTTTCTTCAAGGGGATCATAATTGTTGACATACAAATTCGGATTGTAGCCTCCTCCTGGCAAACCGAAACCGCCTAGACCACCCCAACCTCCCGCACCTGCTGCGCTTGAGGgaaatcctcctcctccccctcctgaCGTCCatggcgacgatgaggatgtcgaTGATTGTCCAGTGAAACTTCGTGCGTATTTTGCCGCCAATTCAGGACCGCCAACTTGACTGAGCACTTTGAACATGTTCGCAGGAGTGTGTTCATTCCTCTCCCTTAGAAGAGATTGAGCGCTTCGTAAGATCTGCAACTCTCGTGCATCAAAACCAatttcatcctcatcttcctcctcgtcgttgtcatcttcatcaagtTCTCTTGCCAAACCTTTCGTTTCTAGTTGACGCCAGATTCCTTCCGGAGCTGCATTGAGATCGATACCTTGATTTCGGAGTATTCCAACGACTTCTGGACGAGTGACCGTCCACTTGCTCGGAGCTGTGACTCTCACGAAACTTCCCATTCCAGCTTGGGCGAGCCGTGACTTCCACCAATCGGGGATCGGTGATGAGTTCCTGAAACCTTTGCTTTCAAGGATGGCTTGTCCCCGCGCGGTAGGCCGAAAGACCACTTTAGGTGTAGCCGTATACACCGGGAAACGATGACCTCCCGGTTGGGCCCATGACGGTTGACCGTTGGTGAATGCGGATCGATAGGTATTGGTGTTTATCCCCGGTCGATATTGCGAGTATGGGATGTAAGGGTTCGTCGAAAATTGCGGCGGTGGTTGTCGGGAGAAGAACCGAGAGAACGGGCTGGAAgtttgtggtggtggtggttggggtTGTTGAGTAAAAAACCGTGAGTAAGGCGAAGAAGTAGCACCGGTTGACATATTTGGGCGGAAGCCTCCAAATCCACCGGATGCGAAAGTCCTCGGGAAAGCAGTACGTGCGGCGCCAAAGGGGATGTTCATCTTGTATATGTGTTTAGGTTGTAACGATTGTGGGACTGTGAGTAGTCAGCGAGTGTGTGGAAAAGAAAGAGTTCGAGGGGATGGTCAGTGAATGGGAAGGGAAACGAATgtgagttggaggagaatgaggaggagtGGCGAGAGTGAAATGGGGTATATGCAGCCTGTTCACATGCGTTTGCTCACTAAGCATGATACACACCAAACACAGGATCAAAGGAGCCTTGTGTCACAGGTATCAAAGGATCGAGTTGCACATCACAATGAAGGGGCAAGACGAGACAGCAGGTgtatgacgaggtgagtgtcatgacATGAATGGAAGTCGTGACTTTGCGTGTCGCATATGAGCGAACAGAAGGCCAGTGAGTGCAGAGTTCTCGAAATATACGTAATGCGTTGCCACAGACTCTTGCATGGCAGTATCAGAGATTCGTATGGCACTCCCTTGCTCTTGCTGTGGCGAATCGTGCTTGGCGCAAGCTGATTAGTGCGCAGTCAGCCGGAGGAACGACACCGTCAGCGGTGTCAGCGCAGACGGGAGTCGATCAGGAGAACGCGAGGCATGGCCAGCGAAGCCCACAGTAACACTGGCATGCTGTCTCCTCCGTCCTTGTTTACAAATTAATGCTCTCTCACATCCCAAATCAAAGACTAGTGAACCGTACCCAAACCTCCATGTGCCGGCGCCCTACTTCTTCGTAAAGAACCCTTTCAGCGTACTCTGCCCCGTAGCAGGCTTTCCCGAATTCGCTTTCGCCTTTACTCCACCACTACTCCCTCCTGAGAAAGGTTTCTTATCCTCTTTATTACTGCCTATAGAAGAAGTTGAATCTCTCGCTTTTATAGGTGGTTTGCTGGATGTCGCTGTCGATGTTGGTGTTTGTTTCGATTTGATTTGCGTTGTGGCCTTTGACGGTTCTTGTTCCGGATCTGATTCGCCGGAGTAGAACTCTTCTACCCATACATCTCTTGTGACTGCCCACGCCACACCACTTTCTGTCAGTCCTCGCCCCCCACTACAGATCATGGCCCAGTGTTGGGAGAAGTAGGACTCACCTGTATATCCCTTTTCGTTGACGACcgtctccgtcttcttcacccttctcttcttcctccctccctccgcCCCCGGctctttcttcaccttcgcgatctccgcctccttcttACCCTTCGCGCCCTTCTTCGCCGTAGAAGATGGTGTTTTCGCATCCCCCTCATCTGACATCCccatatccatatccacATCCATACTCATCATCGCTTCCATGGccgcttgatcttcttgtctgACCATTGACGAAGTAGGTTCAGCTTGGAGTTTCTTCCCTGATCCAGTGGAAGATGCTGACGCTTTCGTGTTACTCTTtggagttgatgttgaactTTTAGTAGCAGGTTTCGGtgcttcttgttcttcatcctcttctgtaTCAGATTGAATTACTCGTTTCTTGTTCCGTTGACTTGCAGCGGTCTTGGAGGTTGAACTCGAAGCAGCAGGTgttgtcttcttcgtctcgacctGCGTTCATCCAATCAGTCAATATGCGAGCTTTCTCCAACCAAAGGTCTCTGGGGGACGGAaggctcaccttcttcgccacctCTTTCGCTGCAGGCGGGGGcgcttctttcttctcgaccttctttaGATCTTCGACCTTTttcacttccacctttttCCCAGCACTCCAatccattcctccatctttcATCGGCTTCGCGCCGGCGCCCGCAGCAGACTTGAATCCTGCACCTGTGATCGTACCGTACGTGGAAGGATCGTGGTATTTTGGATGTTGGTGTAAGGCGAGGTTGGGAATGAGGTATTGCGCCGGGTCCTGTAGGTAGAAGGGTGGGGATGTCAGCGTCTGATTGTGGCAAAGACAAGGTCGTACGAAGGAGCGGCACTGAGGATTGCAAGAGAAAATGGCTCGACCAGATATATGtaggatgggatggaagagtgACTATCTCATCAGAACAaggagactcaccttcactggCGCGGGTGCAAGAGCGTAAATGTGTATACTCAGTTGATCCTCCTGaaacaacttcttcttctctgcgGGATAGCGAGAAAATCGTCAGCACCTCACCACCTATGGACCGCTCAAAAGCGTCACAAGTTGttggttgactcaccttccaatccttcctGACTAACAAGTACAACCCCCCACctatccacctcttccttctccaacccTCCCTCGTCTCCCCCTTGGCCCGCcccacccacacccacacctaGTCCAGCAGCACCCTCTCCCAGCAAACCTTTATCATtccccacttcttcttctctcaattcatcttcatcgtcatgtTCTGAGTTTCCCCCATCGGAAGTTTGGTCCATATCTACTATTCGGACCATACCAGTTTTAGGAGCCAGATCTCTTAGGGATTGTGTGCCGGTCGTCGGGGAATGAGAGGGGAGGGTGGATGAAGGTAGAGGGATATCAGTTTGGATGAGGGTGGATGTTCGAAGGAGAGGACCGGTAAGGAGGTAGGTTGGGGATAATGATGGGTGAGAGGTGAAGTGTTCGAGTAGGAGACTGAATCGGCGAAGTTAGATAGATGGATTAGCTTTGGAGACCAAGCACTTGACAGCAGGCGGCGGAGAACCGGCACCATGAATCTGCTGCACTTTATTGAAAGTCGTAGACAAGACTCACTTCTTCGCCAAATTGACATGGCATCCAATCTCCCTCGAAACATCTCGATACGTCACCTGCAACACAGAAGGTTATCATATCAACGACAGCTCTGACACTGGACCAGCCCAGACCATACTCactatcttcttctcgttctcgatccAATGTGTCAGCTTCCGCGTCACAGTCTTCTGTTGTTCTGACGAAACCATGTTGCCTGGGTATAAGAATGAACAATATTAGAAGGGTAGCAGATAATGTAAATCACGATGAATCGTGATATTGCTTCGAAATCGTTGGTTCGCGGGTGACGCGAGGTGGAGGGTTTCCCATCATTTGTTTGAGCAACCGCTTTCATTACATTGCAATACAATGCAAGACTACAAAGCAAACTGCAAAAATGGACGACTTTACATCGTATGCATATTTTATTCACCATGCTGTTTCCAAGCACTAGCAGACTAACAACGACACTGCACTGTCCACACAAACGGTTCGCGCGCAAGCACCAACGTTTACTTGGTAGAGTGGAGCTCGGGAGCAGTGGTACCCTTGGAGAGACCCTTGCCACcggcgaagatggagttACCAGCGAGCTCCTCCCTGTAAGTTGATATGCGTCAGTGGGTCTGTCGCATCGCAAGGGGGAGACGGTCAAGCTTACTCAATTCGGAGAAGTTGGTTGTACTCTGTGAACATGGTCAGCACGAACTCTACGCAGTGATACCGCAAGGAAACTCACTGGCAACACGCTCAGATCGGCAAGGAGCACCGGTCTTGATCTCACTGCAATGAGGGTCAGATATATTCACTTTGCTTCACAGTTGCTATCACACTTACCCGGTTCGGAGAGCGACGGCGAGGTCGGCAATGTAGGTGGACTCGGTCTCACCAGATCGGTGAGAGGTCATGACACCCCAGCCGTTAGACTGAGAGAGCTGGACGCTGTGGAGTAAGGTAGATCAGCGGCTGTCATGGTACTGTTAGCCACTCAACTTACGCCTGGATAGACTCGGAGATGGTACCGATTTGGTTGATCTGAGGTATTCAAGTCAGTGTAGGTCCTCAAGGGTACGAACCgccaacccaccttgaggagaagagcgttACAggccttcttctcgatggcGGTCTTGATCCTTCGGGGGTTGGTGACCAAGAGATCATCACCGACGATCTGGATCTTGGCGGTGGAGTTGTAGTGGGCCCAAGCGTCGAAGTCGTCCTGGTCGAAGGGGTCCTCGATGGAGCAGATGTCGTACTTCTCGGAGTAAGAGTGGTAGAGGTCGGCGAGCTGCTCACCGGTGAGCCACTTGGAGGAGTCGGAGTTGGGGTTCTGTAGACGATTTGTTTTAAGCGCAAGTCTCTAAGGGGAGTTTAGCAAGAAAAACACACCTTGAAGTCGAGGTCGTATTTGCCCTCCTTGTAGAACTCGGAGGAAGCAACGTCGAGACCGATCTGGACCTTGCCGGTGTAACCAGCCTGCTTGATGGCCTCggtgaggaggtcgagggacTCCTCGGCACCAGAGACGTTGGGGGCGAAACCACCCTCGTCACCGACGTTGGCAGCTATGACCGGATCAGCGCTCGTTTTTCTGACTGAGGACGACGGCCAACTCACCGTCAATACCGTACTTCTTGGTGATGACCTTCTTGAGGATGTGGTAGGTCTCGGAACCCATCTTCAAG from Kwoniella shandongensis chromosome 4, complete sequence carries:
- a CDS encoding phosphopyruvate hydratase produces the protein MSVVTKVFARQGRFRSQVPSGASTGAYEAVELRDGGSAYVGKGVSKAVANVNDVIAPALIDSKLPVTSQKEIDDLMIKLDGTDNKGKLGANAILGVSMAVSEAAAADKGVPLYKYLASLAGVAEPFVLPVPAFNVINGGSHAGNALAFQEFMLLPTGASSFSEALKMGSETYHILKKVITKKYGIDAANVGDEGGFAPNVSGAEESLDLLTEAIKQAGYTGKVQIGLDVASSEFYKEGKYDLDFKNPNSDSSKWLTGEQLADLYHSYSEKYDICSIEDPFDQDDFDAWAHYNSTAKIQIVGDDLLVTNPRRIKTAIEKKACNALLLKINQIGTISESIQAVQLSQSNGWGVMTSHRSGETESTYIADLAVALRTGEIKTGAPCRSERVAKYNQLLRIEEELAGNSIFAGGKGLSKGTTAPELHSTK